From Cellulomonas oligotrophica, a single genomic window includes:
- the glf gene encoding UDP-galactopyranose mutase, translating to MSGPDLVVVGAGLFGLTVARRCADDLGLHVLVVDRRHHVGGNAWSAPEPSTGIEVHRYGAHLFHTSNERVWEYVNRFTAFTRYEHRVWARHRGEMFPLPFSLATVNQFFRTALDPAQARALVAGQAAEVRGVPDNLEDKAVSLIGRPLYEAFVRGYTAKQWQTDPRELPPEVITRLPVRWTYDTRYFDDTYQGLPVDGYAAWFARMVDHPRIEVRLGTDFLDPAQPVSRASAVGQVPVVFTGPLDRYFDDVHGPLSWRTLDLEQEVLPVGDHQGTSVVNHVDLDVPWTRVLEFRHFHPERRYPDDATVIVRERSRWAGRDDEPYYPVNGTGDRERLLAYRALAREERGVLFGGRLGTYQYLDMHMAIGSALTAVDNVLAPRLVRSAAV from the coding sequence ATGAGCGGGCCCGACCTCGTCGTCGTCGGTGCCGGGCTGTTCGGCCTGACCGTCGCACGGCGCTGCGCCGACGACCTGGGGCTGCACGTGCTCGTCGTCGACCGTCGGCACCACGTGGGCGGCAACGCCTGGTCCGCGCCGGAGCCGAGCACGGGCATCGAGGTGCACCGGTACGGCGCGCACCTGTTCCACACCTCGAACGAGCGCGTGTGGGAGTACGTCAACCGGTTCACGGCGTTCACGCGGTACGAGCACCGGGTCTGGGCCCGGCACCGGGGCGAGATGTTCCCGCTGCCGTTCAGCCTGGCGACCGTCAACCAGTTCTTCCGCACGGCGCTGGACCCCGCGCAGGCGCGTGCCCTGGTGGCCGGGCAGGCCGCGGAGGTCCGGGGCGTGCCCGACAACCTCGAGGACAAGGCGGTCTCGCTGATCGGCCGCCCGCTGTACGAGGCGTTCGTGCGCGGGTACACGGCCAAGCAGTGGCAGACGGACCCGCGCGAGCTGCCGCCGGAGGTGATCACGCGCCTGCCGGTGCGGTGGACCTACGACACGCGGTACTTCGACGACACGTACCAGGGCCTGCCGGTCGACGGGTACGCGGCGTGGTTCGCGCGGATGGTCGACCACCCCCGCATCGAGGTCCGGCTGGGCACGGACTTCCTCGACCCGGCCCAGCCGGTGTCGCGCGCGTCCGCGGTCGGGCAGGTCCCCGTCGTCTTCACGGGCCCGCTGGACCGGTACTTCGACGACGTCCACGGCCCGCTGTCGTGGCGGACGCTGGACCTCGAGCAGGAGGTGCTCCCCGTCGGCGACCACCAGGGGACGTCGGTCGTCAACCACGTCGACCTCGACGTGCCGTGGACGCGGGTGCTGGAGTTCCGCCACTTCCACCCCGAGCGCCGCTACCCCGACGACGCGACGGTGATCGTCCGGGAGCGTTCGCGCTGGGCGGGCCGGGACGACGAGCCCTACTACCCGGTCAACGGCACGGGCGACCGGGAGCGGCTGCTGGCCTACCGCGCCCTGGCCCGCGAGGAGCGGGGCGTGCTGTTCGGCGGACGGCTCGGCACGTACCAGTACCTCGACATGCACATGGCGATCGGGTCGGCGCTGACGGCGGTCGACAACGTGCTCGCCCCCCGGCTGGTCCGGTCTGCGGCGGTCTGA
- a CDS encoding acyltransferase family protein, with protein sequence MTAAPPAPHGTPTTPGPADAGRPRAPRLVSLDALRLVAAVAVVVYHFTGRTASSWGPEQTELLRGAGAWTSYGSLGPELFFVISGFVILMTAWDRTTVSVVASRIGRLYPSYWVAVLLTGALLLWVWPDGKDVTAGQVAVNLTMLQSAFGVPHVDGVYWTLWTELRFYLLIGVLVLVGVTRRRVLAFALLWPPAALLAEKLGSAELAELLISHYAPLFAAGMALYLVYRDGHALVPWFVVGANTALAAYLIAPSRTAVLSRVTEYVPSTAGLAVGVVVCVALVALVALTPLARIDRPWLATAGALTYPLYLVHQYWGLYVVDLLVDRDAPAWAALGAALLVSLLLAWAVQRLVEAPYAPRLRRGSERCLTSLRDRLLFRLNHGPRALETAEQLNIVDTPAGLPAPVAHGSRRADQPDGGGRTP encoded by the coding sequence GTGACCGCTGCACCTCCCGCCCCGCACGGGACGCCGACGACGCCGGGACCCGCCGACGCCGGGCGTCCCCGCGCCCCCCGGCTGGTGTCGCTCGACGCGCTCCGGCTCGTCGCCGCCGTGGCCGTCGTGGTCTACCACTTCACGGGGCGGACGGCCTCGTCGTGGGGCCCCGAGCAGACCGAGCTGCTGCGCGGCGCCGGCGCGTGGACGTCCTACGGCTCGCTGGGCCCGGAGCTGTTCTTCGTGATCTCCGGGTTCGTGATCCTCATGACCGCGTGGGACCGCACCACGGTCTCGGTCGTGGCGTCACGCATCGGCCGGCTGTACCCGTCGTACTGGGTGGCGGTGCTGCTCACCGGAGCGCTGCTGCTGTGGGTCTGGCCCGACGGCAAGGACGTCACGGCCGGTCAGGTCGCGGTGAACCTCACGATGCTCCAGTCGGCGTTCGGGGTGCCGCACGTGGACGGCGTGTACTGGACGCTGTGGACCGAGCTGCGGTTCTACCTGCTCATCGGCGTGCTCGTGCTCGTGGGCGTGACCCGGCGCCGGGTGCTCGCGTTCGCGCTCCTGTGGCCGCCCGCCGCGCTGCTCGCCGAGAAGCTCGGCTCGGCCGAGCTCGCCGAGCTGCTGATCTCCCACTATGCCCCGCTCTTCGCGGCCGGGATGGCGCTGTACCTGGTGTACCGCGACGGTCACGCGCTGGTCCCGTGGTTCGTCGTCGGTGCCAACACCGCCCTGGCGGCCTACCTGATCGCCCCGTCCCGCACGGCCGTGCTCTCCCGCGTCACCGAGTACGTGCCGTCCACCGCGGGCCTGGCCGTGGGTGTCGTCGTCTGCGTCGCGCTCGTGGCCCTGGTGGCCCTGACGCCGCTCGCCCGGATCGACCGGCCCTGGCTCGCCACCGCAGGCGCCCTGACCTACCCGCTGTACCTCGTGCACCAGTACTGGGGCCTGTACGTCGTCGACCTGCTGGTCGACCGCGACGCCCCCGCGTGGGCGGCCCTCGGCGCCGCGCTGCTCGTCTCGCTGCTGCTGGCCTGGGCCGTGCAGCGTCTCGTCGAGGCGCCCTACGCGCCGCGCCTGCGCCGCGGGAGCGAGCGCTGCCTGACGTCGCTGCGCGACCGGCTGCTCTTCCGGCTCAACCACGGCCCCCGCGCCCTCGAGACCGCCGAGCAGCTGAACATCGTCGACACCCCGGCGGGCCTCCCGGCGCCGGTCGCGCACGGGTCCCGGCGGGCCGACCAGCCGGACGGCGGTGGTCGGACGCCGTGA
- a CDS encoding ABC transporter ATP-binding protein, with product MNAPTVIRVDDVSKRFVIRKEKSLKERLVNFGRSNKHKEDFWALRDVSLDIHAGTTVGLIGPNGSGKSTLLKTIGGILQPTSGQVLLRGRLAALLELGAGFHPDLTGRENVYLNASILGLSRAEIARHFDAIVDFSGIEQFIDTQVKFYSSGMYVRLAFAVAVHVDPDILLVDEVLAVGDEPFQRKCLERIRQFQSEGRTIVLVTHSLDQVAEFCDRAVVLEHGVVAADGAPRDALKVLRAEFESTRQEEIEKAAQVAERDTGRTQPRARFNGIALRSDSGAVGRPALKPGEGLSVAMEVESDAPLESWEIGVGVATTLGTVLYGTNTRLMGIPLATLDGVGRYEFHLADLPLSEGEYVVQASLGTNDGTELHGVPEAAHFTIETEDARSVGSVAVATTFSVED from the coding sequence ATGAACGCCCCCACCGTGATCCGCGTCGACGACGTGTCCAAGCGGTTCGTCATCCGCAAGGAGAAGTCCCTCAAGGAGCGGCTGGTCAACTTCGGCCGCTCGAACAAGCACAAGGAGGACTTCTGGGCGCTGCGGGACGTCTCCCTCGACATCCACGCCGGCACCACCGTCGGGCTCATCGGCCCCAACGGCTCGGGCAAGAGCACCCTGCTGAAGACCATCGGCGGGATCCTGCAGCCCACGTCCGGCCAGGTCCTGCTGCGCGGCCGCCTGGCGGCGCTGCTCGAGCTCGGGGCAGGGTTCCACCCCGACCTCACGGGCCGGGAGAACGTCTACCTCAACGCCTCGATCCTCGGGCTGTCCCGCGCCGAGATCGCCAGGCACTTCGACGCGATCGTCGACTTCTCGGGCATCGAGCAGTTCATCGACACCCAGGTGAAGTTCTACTCCTCGGGCATGTACGTGCGCCTGGCCTTCGCGGTCGCCGTGCACGTCGACCCCGACATCCTGCTCGTCGACGAGGTGCTGGCGGTCGGCGACGAGCCGTTCCAGCGCAAGTGCCTCGAGCGCATCCGGCAGTTCCAGTCCGAGGGGCGCACGATCGTCCTCGTCACGCACAGCCTCGACCAGGTCGCGGAGTTCTGCGACCGTGCCGTCGTGCTCGAGCACGGCGTGGTCGCGGCAGACGGCGCACCCCGCGACGCGCTCAAGGTGCTGCGCGCGGAGTTCGAGTCCACGCGCCAGGAGGAGATCGAGAAGGCCGCGCAGGTCGCCGAGCGGGACACCGGTCGCACGCAGCCGCGCGCCCGGTTCAACGGCATCGCGCTGCGCTCGGACTCCGGCGCCGTCGGCCGCCCCGCGCTCAAGCCCGGCGAGGGCCTGTCCGTCGCCATGGAGGTCGAGTCCGACGCCCCGCTGGAGTCCTGGGAGATCGGGGTCGGCGTCGCGACCACCCTGGGCACGGTGCTCTACGGCACGAACACGCGCCTGATGGGCATCCCGCTCGCGACGCTGGACGGGGTGGGCCGGTACGAGTTCCACCTCGCCGACCTGCCCCTCTCGGAGGGCGAGTACGTCGTCCAGGCCTCGCTCGGCACGAACGACGGCACCGAGCTGCACGGCGTGCCCGAGGCGGCGCACTTCACGATCGAGACCGAGGACGCCCGCTCCGTGGGCTCGGTGGCGGTCGCGACGACCTTCAGCGTCGAGGACTGA
- the rfbB gene encoding dTDP-glucose 4,6-dehydratase, with product MRVLVTGGAGFIGSNFVHQTVRERPDVHVTVLDALTYAGDERSLDPVDGKVVLAKGDIADPDIVDALVKDVDLVVHFAAESHNDNSLHDPWPFVRTNVIGTYQLLEAVRRHGVRYHHVSTDEVYGDLELDDPAKFTPDTPYNPSSPYSSTKASSDLLVRAWVRSFGVQATISNCSNNYGPFQHVEKFIPRQITNVIDGVRPKLYGTGENVRDWIHVEDHNSAVWRIVEDGRIGETYLIGADGEKDNKTVIEQILTLMGQPADAYDHVNDRPGHDMRYAIDASKLRTELGWEPRYTTFEDGLAATVDWYRTHESWWRPQKDETEAKYAQLGR from the coding sequence GTGCGCGTCCTCGTCACCGGTGGAGCCGGCTTCATCGGTTCGAACTTCGTCCACCAGACCGTCCGTGAGCGGCCCGACGTGCACGTCACGGTCCTCGACGCCCTCACGTACGCCGGCGACGAGCGCAGCCTCGACCCGGTCGACGGCAAGGTGGTGCTCGCCAAGGGCGACATCGCCGACCCGGACATCGTGGACGCGCTCGTCAAGGACGTCGACCTGGTCGTCCACTTCGCGGCGGAGTCGCACAACGACAACTCGCTGCACGACCCGTGGCCGTTCGTGCGGACCAACGTCATCGGCACGTACCAGCTGCTCGAGGCGGTCCGGCGCCACGGCGTGCGGTACCACCACGTCTCGACCGACGAGGTCTACGGCGACCTCGAGCTCGACGACCCGGCGAAGTTCACGCCGGACACCCCGTACAACCCGTCGAGCCCGTACTCCTCGACGAAGGCGTCCTCGGACCTGCTGGTCCGCGCGTGGGTGCGCAGCTTCGGCGTGCAGGCCACGATCTCGAACTGCTCGAACAACTACGGTCCGTTCCAGCACGTGGAGAAGTTCATCCCGCGGCAGATCACCAACGTGATCGACGGCGTGCGGCCCAAGCTCTACGGCACGGGCGAGAACGTGCGCGACTGGATCCACGTCGAGGACCACAACTCCGCGGTGTGGCGCATCGTCGAGGACGGCCGCATCGGCGAGACGTACCTCATCGGCGCGGACGGCGAGAAGGACAACAAGACCGTCATCGAGCAGATCCTCACGCTCATGGGGCAGCCCGCGGACGCGTACGACCACGTCAACGACCGCCCGGGCCACGACATGCGGTACGCGATCGACGCGAGCAAGCTGCGCACCGAGCTCGGCTGGGAGCCCCGGTACACGACGTTCGAGGACGGTCTCGCCGCGACGGTCGACTGGTACCGCACGCACGAGTCGTGGTGGCGTCCGCAGAAGGACGAGACCGAGGCGAAGTACGCCCAGCTCGGGCGGTGA
- a CDS encoding LCP family protein, translating into MPDRHAAPARPDGPRHARTLRSRTVLRGLALTVVAVLAFGATSAAAIYNKIYAGIDTVDVSALVTPIAEEENDDPTDPDAGNDLNILVMGSDQRDGENAALGGEVAGMRSDTTIVMHISADRTRVELVSIPRDSMVDIPSCIVSPDGATTGAYFGQFNDAFAVGADQGGSIEYAAACTIQTVQNNTGVSIDEFVVVDFAGFVEMINALGGVQMCIAQDIYSEKADNLTLSAGTHTLDGYTALQYARARTGTGLGDGSDTNRLGRQQQLIASIMQSVLSKNMLTDLGELMTFAQAATSTLTLSPDLASLDTMAGIAYSLRGVRTENMTFMTIPFGAYPQNENRVIWTAEADTIWANMAADQPIVAQPEPEPAATTPPEGGTGTETDPGTDTGAGTGTEVETPAAPSPSATKTPGKDAFSAADISTSC; encoded by the coding sequence GTGCCCGATCGCCATGCCGCTCCCGCGCGCCCGGACGGCCCCCGTCACGCCCGCACCCTGCGCTCGCGCACCGTGCTGCGCGGACTCGCGCTCACGGTCGTCGCCGTGCTGGCGTTCGGCGCCACCTCCGCGGCCGCGATCTACAACAAGATCTACGCGGGCATCGACACCGTCGACGTCTCGGCGCTGGTCACGCCGATCGCCGAGGAAGAGAACGACGACCCGACCGACCCCGACGCCGGCAACGACCTCAACATCCTGGTGATGGGCTCGGACCAGCGCGACGGCGAGAACGCCGCGCTCGGTGGCGAGGTCGCGGGGATGCGCTCGGACACGACGATCGTCATGCACATCTCCGCGGACCGCACGCGAGTCGAGCTCGTGTCGATCCCCCGCGACTCGATGGTCGACATCCCGTCGTGCATCGTCTCCCCGGACGGCGCGACGACCGGGGCGTACTTCGGCCAGTTCAACGACGCCTTCGCGGTCGGCGCCGACCAGGGCGGCAGCATCGAGTACGCGGCGGCCTGCACCATCCAGACCGTGCAGAACAACACCGGGGTCAGCATCGACGAGTTCGTCGTCGTGGACTTCGCCGGCTTCGTGGAGATGATCAACGCGCTCGGCGGCGTGCAGATGTGCATCGCGCAGGACATCTACTCGGAGAAGGCCGACAACCTCACGCTCTCGGCCGGTACGCACACCCTCGACGGGTACACGGCGCTGCAGTACGCCCGGGCCCGCACCGGCACGGGCCTCGGCGACGGGTCGGACACCAACCGTCTCGGCCGGCAGCAGCAGCTCATCGCCTCGATCATGCAGTCGGTGCTCTCCAAGAACATGCTCACCGACCTGGGGGAGCTCATGACCTTCGCGCAGGCCGCGACGTCGACGCTGACCCTCTCGCCGGACCTGGCCTCGCTCGACACGATGGCCGGCATCGCGTACAGCCTCCGGGGCGTCCGCACGGAGAACATGACGTTCATGACCATCCCGTTCGGTGCCTACCCCCAGAACGAGAACCGCGTCATCTGGACGGCCGAGGCGGACACCATCTGGGCGAACATGGCCGCCGACCAGCCGATCGTCGCGCAGCCCGAGCCCGAGCCCGCCGCGACGACGCCGCCCGAGGGTGGCACGGGCACCGAGACGGACCCGGGCACCGACACGGGGGCCGGCACCGGCACCGAGGTGGAGACGCCGGCCGCGCCGTCCCCCTCGGCCACCAAGACGCCGGGCAAGGACGCGTTCTCGGCCGCCGACATCAGCACCTCGTGCTGA
- a CDS encoding glycosyltransferase family 2 protein has protein sequence MSASGGPLFSIVTPVYEPPLDALRAMVRSVRSQSFEDWELVVVDDRSPSEAVRDVLREAAREDPRVRLVERQTNGRIVAASNDGVEAARGEFVVLVDHDDELAVGALARVAREIEAHPDVDYVYSDEDKIDAQGQHYDEFRKPDWSPERLRGQMYTGHLSVLRTSLVREVGAFRPGYDGSQDHDLVLRVTERARLVRHIPEVLYHWRVVPGSAAGDANAKPYAWDAGRRAVADQMRRLGIAGTAEFGPWPGTYRVARVADPNVTVSVVIPTRGGVGHVWGESRCFVVEAVRSLLEHTRHPHLEIVVVYDEPTPAHVLDQLRVVAGDRLVLVPFGGPFNFSAKCNVGVLASSGDVVILMNDDVEVRSDAVVEGLIAPLSEPDVGMTGARLVFADGRLQHGGHVYANGHLAHAFTGALPDEPGPFAALKVNRECSGLTAAFVALRRETYDAVGGLAERLPVNFNDVDLSMKIASAGLRMLWLADVELYHFESQTRVPEVRPEEYLFVTRRWVIPERDRYLPTEVPRF, from the coding sequence ATGAGCGCCTCGGGGGGGCCGCTGTTCTCGATCGTCACGCCGGTGTACGAGCCGCCGCTCGACGCCCTGCGCGCGATGGTCCGGTCCGTGCGTTCGCAGTCCTTCGAGGACTGGGAGCTCGTCGTGGTCGACGACCGCTCGCCGAGCGAGGCGGTGCGCGACGTGCTGCGGGAGGCGGCGCGCGAGGACCCGCGCGTCCGGCTCGTCGAGCGGCAGACCAACGGGCGGATCGTCGCCGCGTCGAACGACGGCGTCGAGGCCGCGCGCGGCGAGTTCGTCGTCCTGGTCGACCACGACGACGAGCTCGCCGTGGGAGCGCTCGCCCGGGTCGCCCGGGAGATCGAGGCGCACCCGGACGTCGACTACGTGTACTCGGACGAGGACAAGATCGACGCGCAGGGGCAGCACTACGACGAGTTCCGCAAGCCGGACTGGTCGCCCGAGCGCCTGCGCGGGCAGATGTACACCGGGCACCTCTCGGTGCTGCGGACCAGCCTCGTGCGCGAGGTCGGGGCCTTCCGGCCCGGGTACGACGGCTCGCAGGACCACGACCTCGTGCTGCGGGTGACCGAGCGTGCCCGTCTCGTGCGGCACATCCCCGAGGTGCTGTACCACTGGCGGGTCGTGCCCGGGTCGGCGGCCGGCGACGCGAACGCCAAGCCGTACGCGTGGGACGCGGGCCGGCGCGCGGTCGCCGACCAGATGCGCCGGCTCGGCATCGCCGGCACCGCCGAGTTCGGGCCGTGGCCGGGCACGTACCGGGTCGCCCGGGTCGCCGACCCGAACGTCACGGTGAGCGTGGTGATCCCGACCCGCGGGGGCGTCGGCCACGTGTGGGGCGAGTCGCGCTGCTTCGTGGTCGAGGCCGTCCGGTCGCTGCTGGAGCACACCCGGCACCCGCACCTGGAGATCGTCGTGGTCTACGACGAGCCGACCCCGGCGCACGTCCTCGACCAGCTGCGCGTCGTGGCCGGCGACCGGCTCGTGCTCGTGCCGTTCGGCGGGCCGTTCAACTTCAGCGCGAAGTGCAACGTCGGGGTGCTGGCCAGCTCGGGCGACGTCGTGATCCTCATGAACGACGACGTCGAGGTCCGCAGCGACGCCGTCGTCGAGGGCCTCATCGCCCCGCTCTCCGAGCCCGACGTCGGGATGACGGGCGCCCGGCTGGTGTTCGCCGACGGCCGCCTCCAGCACGGCGGGCACGTGTACGCCAACGGGCACCTCGCGCACGCCTTCACCGGTGCGCTGCCCGACGAGCCGGGACCGTTCGCCGCGCTCAAGGTCAACCGGGAGTGCTCGGGCCTGACAGCGGCGTTCGTCGCGCTGCGCCGCGAGACCTACGACGCGGTCGGGGGGCTCGCCGAGCGCCTGCCGGTGAACTTCAACGACGTCGACCTGTCGATGAAGATCGCCTCCGCGGGGCTGCGCATGCTCTGGCTCGCGGACGTCGAGCTGTACCACTTCGAGTCCCAGACCCGGGTGCCCGAGGTCCGGCCGGAGGAGTACCTCTTCGTCACCCGGCGCTGGGTGATCCCGGAGCGGGACCGGTACCTGCCCACCGAGGTGCCGCGCTTCTGA
- a CDS encoding LCP family protein, with protein sequence MPTGDRRPGTVPPPAPNPRARSAQPDARTDPGPATRVGPPAGLQPPARSTTGRATGRAPGAPVRPQDRPAPARPGPPAGRPPAGGAPTVRDPRRRRRLARTVVVLLLVALLAWPVGLLVWANGKIQRTDALSGASGTAGTTYLLAGSDARGDGGVAEDGTTGQRTDTILVLHVPASGPTALISLPRDTYVEVPGNGPAKLNAAYAWGGAPLLVQTVEGLTGLTVDHYAEIGMGGVEQIVDAVDGVNLCYDADVNDPDSGMVWTAGCHDVDGTQALAFARMRKSDPQGDVGRALRQRQLIGAVMGKVSPGALAVRPGQQVSLVDAGTAALTTDEDASIVDLGRLALAFKAANGTDGITGTPPISSMDYRPGDIGSTVLLDPDLTPAFFADIRDGALPAGEVGGIPGS encoded by the coding sequence GTGCCCACCGGGGACCGCCGACCGGGGACCGTCCCGCCACCCGCGCCGAACCCGCGCGCCCGCAGCGCCCAGCCCGACGCGCGCACCGACCCCGGACCCGCCACGCGCGTCGGCCCGCCCGCCGGGCTCCAGCCCCCCGCACGGTCGACGACCGGCCGGGCCACGGGCCGCGCCCCCGGCGCACCGGTGCGGCCGCAGGACCGCCCCGCGCCCGCACGCCCCGGCCCCCCGGCCGGGCGCCCGCCCGCGGGTGGGGCACCGACCGTCCGCGACCCGCGCCGCCGCCGGCGCCTGGCGCGCACGGTCGTCGTGCTGCTGCTCGTCGCGCTGCTCGCCTGGCCGGTGGGGCTGCTCGTCTGGGCGAACGGCAAGATCCAGCGCACCGACGCCCTCTCCGGGGCGAGCGGCACCGCGGGCACCACGTACCTGCTCGCCGGCTCCGACGCCCGCGGCGACGGCGGCGTCGCCGAGGACGGCACGACGGGCCAGCGCACCGACACGATCCTCGTGCTGCACGTGCCCGCGTCCGGCCCGACGGCGCTGATCTCGCTGCCCCGCGACACCTACGTCGAGGTCCCGGGCAACGGGCCGGCCAAGCTCAACGCGGCCTACGCGTGGGGCGGCGCGCCCCTGCTCGTGCAGACCGTCGAGGGCCTCACCGGCCTGACCGTCGACCACTACGCCGAGATCGGCATGGGGGGCGTGGAGCAGATCGTCGACGCGGTCGACGGCGTGAACCTCTGCTACGACGCGGACGTGAACGACCCCGACTCGGGCATGGTCTGGACGGCCGGCTGCCACGACGTCGACGGCACCCAGGCCCTGGCGTTCGCCCGCATGCGCAAGTCCGACCCGCAGGGCGACGTCGGGCGGGCGCTGCGTCAGCGCCAGCTCATCGGCGCCGTCATGGGCAAGGTCTCCCCCGGTGCGCTGGCCGTACGTCCGGGCCAGCAGGTGTCCCTCGTCGACGCGGGCACGGCCGCCCTCACGACGGACGAGGACGCGAGCATCGTCGACCTCGGCCGGCTCGCCCTGGCGTTCAAGGCCGCCAACGGCACCGACGGGATCACCGGCACACCGCCGATCTCGAGCATGGACTACCGGCCGGGCGACATCGGTTCCACGGTCCTGCTCGACCCGGACCTGACGCCGGCGTTCTTCGCGGACATCCGCGACGGCGCCCTCCCCGCGGGCGAGGTCGGCGGCATCCCCGGCTCGTGA
- a CDS encoding ABC transporter permease, which produces MTDQASARAAALVEQPMRIAGPRPGFATGTVSSIRDIVAHRELMGHLVRRELKARYKDSALGFLWTLIRPLTMLLIYYIALGKFLGAERNIPSFAIFVYCGLTAWTLFSEIVSTGTSSIVANSGLVKKVYLPREVFPLSVVGSTSVNFVIQLAILTVATVVAGQIPLGTRWLYLPLAVLVLYVWATALALLLSGLNVYLRDVQYLVEVFLLIFFWASPVVYSWGLVTGALTEAGLSGTWVETAYLSNPITLIVLGFQQTFWVAGDGQPVPPDLAASLAVALLVGTVVLWLSQRVFARLQSNFAQEL; this is translated from the coding sequence ATGACTGATCAGGCTTCCGCACGCGCAGCAGCGCTCGTCGAGCAGCCCATGCGCATCGCGGGACCGCGTCCCGGGTTCGCGACGGGGACCGTCTCCTCGATCCGCGACATCGTCGCGCACCGCGAGCTCATGGGGCACCTCGTGCGCCGCGAGCTCAAGGCCCGGTACAAGGACAGCGCCCTCGGCTTCCTGTGGACGCTGATCCGGCCGCTGACGATGCTGCTGATCTACTACATCGCCCTCGGCAAGTTCCTCGGCGCCGAGCGCAACATCCCGAGCTTCGCGATCTTCGTCTACTGCGGCCTGACGGCATGGACGCTGTTCAGCGAGATCGTCAGCACCGGCACGTCGTCGATCGTCGCGAACTCCGGCCTGGTGAAGAAGGTGTACCTGCCGCGCGAGGTCTTCCCGCTCAGCGTCGTCGGGTCCACGTCGGTGAACTTCGTCATCCAGCTCGCGATCCTCACCGTGGCCACCGTCGTGGCCGGGCAGATCCCCCTGGGGACGAGGTGGCTGTACCTGCCGCTCGCGGTCCTCGTGCTGTACGTCTGGGCGACCGCGCTCGCGCTGCTGCTGTCGGGGCTCAACGTGTACCTGCGCGACGTGCAGTACCTCGTCGAGGTCTTCCTGCTGATCTTCTTCTGGGCCTCGCCGGTCGTGTACTCGTGGGGCCTGGTCACCGGCGCCCTCACCGAGGCCGGCCTGTCGGGCACCTGGGTCGAGACCGCGTACCTGTCCAACCCGATCACGCTGATCGTCCTCGGGTTCCAGCAGACGTTCTGGGTCGCCGGCGACGGGCAGCCCGTGCCGCCCGACCTCGCCGCGAGCCTCGCGGTCGCGCTCCTCGTCGGGACGGTCGTCCTGTGGCTGAGCCAGCGCGTGTTCGCCCGTCTGCAGAGCAACTTCGCCCAGGAGCTGTGA
- a CDS encoding class I SAM-dependent methyltransferase, whose product MSFYKTVVDTAVRNSSHSIILDLVPAGSTVLDVGCASGYLARALVERGCTVSGVEYDAADAEEARDVLERLEIADLNARALDDIFEPGTFDAVVFGDVLEHVLDPAAALRSARALLRPGGAVIVSIPNVAHGALRLSLLLGEWDYQDTGLLDRTHIRFYTHDSLVGLLRSAGLAPTEIHATVFDPLGTEVPIDAGRLPAPVVEWVRDQPHASVYQFVLRAEPSEDPAAVEVPDVRPAVQLERPHDEHTRRAEEVQALVEAASSDAQTQATTITDLRHRLMTSRDHAIGAEAELGVARRELEWAHAEIGKAQADAIDAHARLRAALDEVTALRQQMRRAHLLGPIVPIGRRVKAAARRAVRG is encoded by the coding sequence ATGTCCTTCTACAAGACAGTCGTGGACACCGCCGTCCGCAACTCCAGCCACTCGATCATCCTCGACCTCGTGCCCGCGGGGTCGACGGTGCTGGACGTCGGGTGCGCCTCCGGCTACCTCGCGCGCGCGCTCGTCGAGCGCGGCTGCACGGTCAGCGGCGTCGAGTACGACGCCGCCGACGCCGAGGAGGCGCGCGACGTCCTCGAGCGCCTGGAGATCGCCGACCTCAACGCGCGCGCGCTCGACGACATCTTCGAGCCCGGCACCTTCGACGCCGTGGTGTTCGGCGACGTGCTCGAGCACGTCCTGGACCCGGCCGCCGCGCTGCGCAGCGCCCGTGCGCTGCTGCGCCCCGGCGGCGCCGTGATCGTCTCCATCCCCAACGTGGCGCACGGGGCCCTGCGGCTCTCGCTGCTGCTGGGCGAGTGGGACTACCAGGACACGGGCCTGCTCGACCGCACGCACATCCGCTTCTACACCCACGACTCCCTGGTCGGGCTCCTGCGCAGCGCCGGGCTCGCGCCCACCGAGATCCACGCGACCGTGTTCGACCCGCTGGGCACCGAGGTGCCGATCGACGCCGGCCGGCTGCCCGCGCCCGTGGTCGAGTGGGTGCGCGACCAGCCGCACGCCTCGGTGTACCAGTTCGTGCTGCGCGCCGAGCCCTCCGAGGACCCCGCCGCGGTCGAGGTGCCCGACGTGCGCCCCGCCGTGCAGCTCGAGCGTCCGCACGACGAGCACACGCGCCGCGCCGAGGAGGTGCAGGCGCTCGTCGAGGCCGCGTCCTCCGACGCGCAGACCCAGGCCACGACCATCACCGACCTGCGCCACCGGCTCATGACCAGCCGGGACCACGCGATCGGCGCCGAGGCCGAGCTCGGCGTCGCGCGGCGCGAGCTGGAGTGGGCGCACGCCGAGATCGGCAAGGCGCAGGCCGACGCGATCGACGCGCACGCCCGCCTGCGTGCCGCGCTCGACGAGGTGACTGCGCTGCGGCAGCAGATGCGTCGCGCGCACCTGCTGGGCCCGATCGTGCCCATCGGGCGCCGGGTCAAGGCCGCGGCACGGCGGGCCGTCCGCGGATGA